In one window of Lynx canadensis isolate LIC74 chromosome B3, mLynCan4.pri.v2, whole genome shotgun sequence DNA:
- the LOC115517035 gene encoding olfactory receptor 11H6-like, whose product MYVLPNNNVTAVIHEFSLLGFSCSQEVEVLLFVLFSVIYILTLLGNSAIICAVWWNQQLHTPMYTLLANFSFLEICYVSSNVPNMLLNFLSKTKTISYNGCILQFYIFLSLCATELFFLALMALDRYVAICHPLHYSTIMTGKVCGTLVSACWVGGFLWLVTPAILISQVPFCGSNVIDHYLCDLGAMLAISCLPVPKTTLTCSIFSAVITFITLFYILVSYTLVLQAVVQVPEGSGRKKAFSTCASHLIVVSLFYGSVMVMYVSPGAANQPGMQKFLTMLYSIATPLLNPLIYSLRNKEMKVALRKVMCKV is encoded by the coding sequence ATGTATGTTTTGCCTAACAATAATGTCACTGCTGTCATTCATGAATTCAGCCTCCTGGGTTTCTCGTGTAGTCAAGAAGTAGaagttctcctttttgttttgttctctgtcatCTACATCTTGACCTTGTTGGGCAACAGTGCTATTATCTGTGCTGTGTGGTGGAACCAGCAACTCCACACCCCTATGTATACTTTATTGGCCAACTTCTCTTTCCTGGAGATCTGCTACGTCAGTTCCAATGTACCCAACATGTTGCTCAACTTCCTATCCAAGACCAAGACCATCTCTTATAATGGCTGCATCTTACAGTTCtacatcttcctctctctttgtgctACAGAACTCTTCTTTCTGGCCCTCATGGCATTAGATAGGTATGTTGCCATCTGCCACCCACTGCACTATTCTACCATAATGACTGGGAAAGTCTGTGGAACCCTTGTGTCTGCTTGCTGGGTGGgtggctttctctggttggtGACCCCAGCCATACTTATCTCCCAAGTTCCATTTTGTGGTTCAAACGTCATTGACCActacctgtgtgatcttggggCAATGCTGGCCATATCATGTTTACCTGTCCCCAAGACAACTCTGACTTGTAGCATTTTCAGTGCTGTGATAACATTCATTACTTTGTTCTATATCCTTGTGTCCTACACACTGGTCCTTCAAGCTGTGGTTCAGGTTCCCGAAGGTTCAGGTAGGAAAAAAGCCTTCTCCACGTGTGCCTCCCACCTGATAGTGGTGTCCCTATTTTATGGCTCAGTCATGGTGATGTATGTAAGCCCAGGGGCAGCCAATCAGCCTGGTATGCAGAAGTTCTTGACCATGTTATATTCAATTGCAACTCCACTTTTAAACCCTCTGATCTACAGCCTCAGGAATAAGGAGATGAAAGTTGCCCTGAGGAAAGTTATGTGTAAAGTTTAG